In Peromyscus maniculatus bairdii isolate BWxNUB_F1_BW_parent chromosome 21, HU_Pman_BW_mat_3.1, whole genome shotgun sequence, one DNA window encodes the following:
- the Slc67a2 gene encoding major facilitator superfamily domain-containing protein 9 isoform X1, whose product MELGLRGRPAPGQGLASETPATATAASGAVDSRGFLLCLYLVGFLDLFGVSMVVPLLSLHVKSLGVSPAVAGVVCSSYGILQLFSSTFVGCWSDVVGRRSSLLVCILLSALGYLLLGVSTNVFLFTLARVPVGIFKHTLSISRALLSDLVTEKERPLVLGQFNTASGVGFILGPMVGGYLTELDGGFYVTAFICSSVFLLNAGLVWLLPWRETNLNSAENGWTRHQKQATAPRKSEGALPGAAATPRTRRSEKEVQRPWVEVMSALKDMKSLLFSSLWDVFLVRLLMGVAVMLYYSNYVLALEERFGVRPKTTGYLISYTSALGALAGFAVGPILRLYKHNSHTVLLHSSALTCLLLLLYSTATTMDVVVFSSTLLSFSTTIGRTCITDLQLRAGGAQASGTVIGVGQSVTAVGRIIAPLLSGVAQEISPCGPPSLGAALALVAILIMSLNKPRSGSYVL is encoded by the exons ATGGAGCTGGGTCTCCGTGGGCGCCCGGCCCCCGGGCAGGGGCTGGCCTCGGAGACCCCAGCGACTGCAACAGCAGCTTCCGGTGCAGTGGATTCCCGCGGCTTCCTGTTGTGTCTCTACCTGGTCGGCTTTTTG GACTTGTTTGGTGTCAGTATGGTTGTCCCACTGTTGAGCCTTCATGTCAAGTCCCTTGGAGTGAGCCCTGCAGTTGCTGGAGTGGTGT GCTCCTCCTATGGCATCCTGCAgctcttctccagcacctttgTG GGCTGCTGGAGTGATGTGGTTGGAAGACGGTCCTCCTTGCTGGTGTGCATTCTGCTCAGTGCCCTGGGTTATCTCCTCCTTGGAGTATCCACCAACGTGTTCCTGTTTACACTGGCTAGAGTCCCTGTGG GTATTTTTAAACACACCCTCTCCATCTCCAGGGCACTGCTTTCTGACCTGGTCACAGAGAAGGAGCGGCCACTTGTACTGGGACAGTTCAACACAGCCTCGGGTGTAGGCTTCATCTTGGGCCCCATGGTTGGTGGATATCTGACAGAGCTGGATGGTGGATTCTATGTGACGGCTTTCATCtgctcttctgtcttccttctcaaTGCTG GTCTTGTTTGGCTGTTACCTTGGAGAGAAACAAACCTCAACAGCGCGGAGAATGGTTGGACCCGGCATCAGAAGCAAGCTACGGCACCCAGAAAGTCAGAAGGCGCACTGCCGGGAGCAGCCGCCACCCCTAGGACCAGGAGGAGTGAGAAGGAagtgcagaggccctgggttgaGGTCATGTCAGCCTTGAAGGACATGAAGAGCCTCCTATTTTCCTCACTGTGGGACGTGTTTCTTGTACGCTTGCTGATGGGGGTAGCTGTCATGCTGTACTACAGTAATTACGTCTTGGCCCTGGAGGAGCGTTTCGGGGTCCGGCCCAAGACCACGGGCTACCTCATCAGCTACACCAGCGCCCTGGGTGCCCTGGCTGGCTTCGCCGTGGGGCCCATTCTACGGCTGTACAAGCACAACTCCCACACGGTCCTGCTGCACTCCAGCGCGCtcacctgcctgctgctgctgctctactCCACGGCCACCACCATGGATGTGGTGGTCTTCTCCTCGACACTTCTGTCCTTCTCCACCACCATCGGGAGAACCTGCATCACCGACCTCCAGCTGAGGGCCGGTGGGGCCCAGGCCAGTGGCACTGTCATAGGCGTGGGCCAGTCTGTGACGGCCGTGGGCCGTATCATTGCCCCTCTCCTCTCAGGAGTAGCCCAGGAGATCAGTCCCTGTGGACCCCCAAGCCTGGGTGCTGCCTTAGCCCTGGTGGCTATTTTAATCATGTCACTAAACAAACCTCGTTCAGGTAGTTATGTATTGTAG
- the Slc67a2 gene encoding major facilitator superfamily domain-containing protein 9 isoform X2 — protein sequence MLRGPGAGGSPPSRLLLTISHTLKWLSSSLRCFYPLWETAPLGIFKHTLSISRALLSDLVTEKERPLVLGQFNTASGVGFILGPMVGGYLTELDGGFYVTAFICSSVFLLNAGLVWLLPWRETNLNSAENGWTRHQKQATAPRKSEGALPGAAATPRTRRSEKEVQRPWVEVMSALKDMKSLLFSSLWDVFLVRLLMGVAVMLYYSNYVLALEERFGVRPKTTGYLISYTSALGALAGFAVGPILRLYKHNSHTVLLHSSALTCLLLLLYSTATTMDVVVFSSTLLSFSTTIGRTCITDLQLRAGGAQASGTVIGVGQSVTAVGRIIAPLLSGVAQEISPCGPPSLGAALALVAILIMSLNKPRSGSYVL from the exons ATGTTAAGAGGACCTGGAGCTGGTGGTTCTCCTCCTTCCAGACTGCTCTTGACTATTTCTCACACCTTGAAATGGCTTTCATCTTCACTGAGATGTTTTTATCCACTCTGGGAAACTGCACCCTtag GTATTTTTAAACACACCCTCTCCATCTCCAGGGCACTGCTTTCTGACCTGGTCACAGAGAAGGAGCGGCCACTTGTACTGGGACAGTTCAACACAGCCTCGGGTGTAGGCTTCATCTTGGGCCCCATGGTTGGTGGATATCTGACAGAGCTGGATGGTGGATTCTATGTGACGGCTTTCATCtgctcttctgtcttccttctcaaTGCTG GTCTTGTTTGGCTGTTACCTTGGAGAGAAACAAACCTCAACAGCGCGGAGAATGGTTGGACCCGGCATCAGAAGCAAGCTACGGCACCCAGAAAGTCAGAAGGCGCACTGCCGGGAGCAGCCGCCACCCCTAGGACCAGGAGGAGTGAGAAGGAagtgcagaggccctgggttgaGGTCATGTCAGCCTTGAAGGACATGAAGAGCCTCCTATTTTCCTCACTGTGGGACGTGTTTCTTGTACGCTTGCTGATGGGGGTAGCTGTCATGCTGTACTACAGTAATTACGTCTTGGCCCTGGAGGAGCGTTTCGGGGTCCGGCCCAAGACCACGGGCTACCTCATCAGCTACACCAGCGCCCTGGGTGCCCTGGCTGGCTTCGCCGTGGGGCCCATTCTACGGCTGTACAAGCACAACTCCCACACGGTCCTGCTGCACTCCAGCGCGCtcacctgcctgctgctgctgctctactCCACGGCCACCACCATGGATGTGGTGGTCTTCTCCTCGACACTTCTGTCCTTCTCCACCACCATCGGGAGAACCTGCATCACCGACCTCCAGCTGAGGGCCGGTGGGGCCCAGGCCAGTGGCACTGTCATAGGCGTGGGCCAGTCTGTGACGGCCGTGGGCCGTATCATTGCCCCTCTCCTCTCAGGAGTAGCCCAGGAGATCAGTCCCTGTGGACCCCCAAGCCTGGGTGCTGCCTTAGCCCTGGTGGCTATTTTAATCATGTCACTAAACAAACCTCGTTCAGGTAGTTATGTATTGTAG